In the Clostridium beijerinckii genome, one interval contains:
- a CDS encoding carbonic anhydrase — MKKSFGTVLNCIDGRTQIPVINWIKENFNVEYVDLITEPGMDKIVSEGNPFYSSRLKDKINISVKAHKSKIIGLVGHYDCAANPVDAEVHYRQIEEATNLIKNWNFSVDTIVGLWVDEFWEVHVISLYKRI; from the coding sequence ATGAAAAAAAGCTTTGGGACAGTTTTAAATTGTATTGACGGAAGGACTCAGATTCCAGTAATAAATTGGATAAAAGAAAATTTTAATGTGGAGTATGTAGATTTAATAACTGAGCCTGGAATGGATAAGATAGTGTCAGAAGGGAATCCGTTTTATTCAAGTAGATTAAAAGATAAGATTAATATTTCGGTTAAAGCTCATAAATCCAAAATAATTGGATTGGTAGGCCATTATGACTGTGCTGCGAATCCAGTGGATGCTGAGGTTCATTATAGGCAAATAGAAGAAGCTACAAATTTGATTAAAAATTGGAATTTTTCAGTTGATACAATAGTTGGTTTATGGGTAGATGAGTTTTGGGAAGTACATGTCATTAGCTTGTATAAAAGAATTTAA